The following nucleotide sequence is from Azospirillum brasilense.
TTACGACCTCGGATTCCAAAAGGCTCTTCAGTGCCAGAGCACAGGTTCCAACGCCAGCTCCGGCCGGCCCAACGATAGCAATAAAGAGCTCGTTAGAACGGGAGCGCTTCAGCATTTCCTGGCTGCTCTCGCCCCGTGGTGCGGCCGTTGGCGTGGTTTTTGCTTGGGCGAGAGCCATTTGCACCTCCTATAGCATATGCGCAGATCATTTGTTCCCGTCGGAACGGATAAGCGCTGATACACTCTTTCAAGGGAAGATGGAATTAGCTAGTGACACGAGCTCATGTGGCGGACGGCTCTTCCACCACACCCTCTAGGTTTAACATTTGGGAAATGTGTTAATCCTACACGGTCACCCTCAACCATCGTGACACCGCCGTGACACCAATGTGCGTTATTGTGTTGGTCTTCACGTCAAATGCTGCTGGCGCAGGTAGTCCTCGGACTGCATCTCCATCAGGCGGCTGACCGTGCGTTCGAATTCGAAGGCGTGGGTGCCCTCGGGGTACAGCCGCTCCGGCGGGCCTTCGGCGGCGACCACGAGGTTGACCTTGTGCTCGTAGAGCGCGTCGATCAGCGTCATGAAGCGCTTGGCCTCGTTGCGCAGCTCGTCCTTCATCGTCGGCACGCCGTGGATCAGCACGGTGTGGAAGTGCGTCGCGATGGCGATGTAGTCGGCGGCGCCCAGCGGCTTGCCGCACAGGCTCCAGAAATCCACCAGCGCGACGCATTTGGCGGCGCAGGTGATCTCCACCTTCCGGCCCTGGACCGACAAATGGGTCGGTTCGCCCCGGGCGCCGTCGGTCAGCGTCGCGAAGGTCTGGCGAATTTTGGCGTCGCTCTCCGGGCCGAGCGGCCAGAAATAGACGGGCTTGCCCTGGAGCCGGTCCAGCCGGTAGTCGGTCGGCCCTTCCAGCGCCAGAACGTCGAGCTTTTCCTTGAGCAGCGCGATGAAGGGCAGGAACAGCTCACGCTGCAGCCCGTCCTTGTAGAGCATGTCCGGCGGCCAGTTGGAGGTCGCGACCACCACCACGCCGAGGTCGAACAGGCTGGTGAACAGCCGGCCCAGGATCATCGCGTCGACGACGTTGGTGACGTGGAACTCGTCGAAGCAGAGCAGCCACGCCTCGTCGGCCAGCGCGCGGGCCAGTTCGGGCAGGGCGTCGTCGGCGTCCTTGCCCTTGCTCTTGCCCGACTGGCGGTGCTGGTGGATGCGCTCGTGCACCTCCAGCATGAACTCGTGGAAATGGACGCGACGCTTCTTCTCCACCGGAGCGGTGTCGAAGAACAGGTCCATCAGCATCGACTTGCCGCGCCCGACGCCGCCGTACATGTAGAGGCCCTGCGGCGCCTCCGCCGGTTCGGAGCGCGGGCGGCCCAGCCCGAACCGCTCCAGCCAGCCGGCCTTCGCCCCGCCGGCCTTCCCGGCCGGCTGTGGGCTGTAGCCCTTCAGCGCCTTGTGGAGGCTCTGGAGCTTCTCGGCGGCCAGTTCCTGGTCGGGGTCGGGGCGCAGCGTTCCGGTGCCGCGGCGGGCCCGGTAGAGCGAAAGCGGTCCGTCAGACATGGAATTCGCGGGTCTCGGCAGGGAAAGGTCTTACGTAGCCGATGCATCCCTGCGGGGCAACGCCCGATGCCGGGATACAGATGCGCTCAGGCGATTACCATTCAGACGATCACCACGCGGTTGCGTCCCTGGCGCTTGGCCTCGTAGAGGGCGGCGTCAGCCCGGCGGACGGTGTGTTCGTAATCCGGGTGCCCCTCGTGCAGGGCCGCTCCGATTGAGGCGGTGACCCGCAGCCCGTTCCCGGCACCGTGAAAACGGTGCTCCTCGACCGTTCGGCGCAGCTGGTCGGCCTTCACGCGCAGCGCCGCCTCGTCCATTTCGGTCAGCAGGATGAGGAACTCCTCCCCACCATAGCGGAAGACGAAATCGCCGGCCCGGACGTGGGTATGCAGCAGTTCCGCCATGTCCGACAGGACGGAGTCGCCCGCCTGATGGCCCAGCGTGTCGTTGATCGTCTTGAAATGGTCGGCGTCCATCAGCAGCACGGCGAAAGGCTTGCCGTGGCGCAGGCTGATGGCGACCTCGCGCTGGAAGATCGCCGGCATGAAGCGCCGCGTCAGCAGGCGGGTCAGCGGGTCGCGCCCGCTTTCGATCTCCATCGCCTTCTCGATGATGGTACCGAGGACGTAGGCGATCTCTGTGACGTCGTTGTTCAACTCCTTCACGAAGGCAGGGGTGATCCAGCCGCCCTCCACCGCGGCGGTCACCTTGGCGCTGATGCGGTTGGTGCGCTCGCGGATGAGGTCCAATTCGGTGACGCGGCCGAAGGTCAGCTCCGCCTTGTGGTTCAGCCACAGGCCGAAATCGGAGGATTCGATGGGCGGCGGGCTCGCGTGGTTGCTGTCCTCATGCGCGTAGAAGGATACCACCGTGTTGCGCAGCCAATCGAACAGCGACGATTTCAGCCGCTCGCCCTCCAGCGCCAGATTGGGGCCGCTCATGAACATCTTCAGGGATTGCTGGTGTCGGACGTTGCCCAGCAGGTCGCCCAGATAGGCCTCGTGCATGTTGTCCAGCACGGTGTCCAGCAACTCGCCGACGAACAGGATGGCGGAGGCGGTCTGGGTGCGGCTGAGGTCGGCGGCGAGCAGGCGGGCGGACAGCTCCTTCTTGATGATCCGCACCCCGGCGTTGACCAGCGTCAGCGGGATGTTGATGCGGGCGTGGATCAGCCCGACTTGGTAATTCTGTTCCAGCACCGCCGCGATGGCCTCGTCGGAGGAGGCGGTGAACAGCGCGCCGATCCACCGCGCCAGCGACGGGCGCAGCCGTTCCTGGACCAGCGTGTGGCTGAGGAAGGCGTTGCTGTCCGGGCGGTCCAGCAGGATCGCGTAGAAGGTGTCCGAGATCGCATCGGCGTCGGCGAGCGCGATGGCCGTCACGCGCTCGCGCACGGCGGGTTCGGTGTCCGTCCACAGCGACGACAGCGTGGCGGCAAGGATCGCGGCCTTGCGGTCTTTCTGGCTGTCCATCGTTCCTGTTCCTTTGCGCAACCGTCTCCAACCCGTCCGGATTCTTAACGCCCGGAGACCGTCAGGCAAAGCGGCAATCGCTCGTGCGACTGATCGGGTTCATTGATGCATTAAGGTTAAACTTCCATTATGGTTTTCGCGCGAGATTGGCGGTGGCCGGGGGCGGTACCGTCTTACGTTGGGCAATGCCATGCGGGCGGTCCCTCAACGGCCCTGTTGTACTGCGTGCGGAGAGTTGTTCACAGCCATGGCCAGCCGCAATCCGGTTCGCGACGCGACCTCGCCGCCCTCTGGAATGGGGCCCGCCGGACTGGGCCCCTCCGGATTGGCCCCCTCCGGATTGGGGGAGCGGCTGTTCGAGGTTCTGGGGTCGGTGCGCTTCCTGATGAGGGCGTCCGGCGTGGCCTTCATCGTCGTGGTGAACGCGATGATCGCCTACGGCGTCTGGCAGCGCCACGCCGAGGCCGTCCAGGGGGCTGAACGCTCGACCCGGAACCTCGCCCGCATCCTGGAGGAGCAGGCCGTCCGCACGGTGTTCAGCGTGGATCTGCTGCTGTCCGATCTGGTCACCGTCCTGGACACCCATCCGCAGGCCCGCACTGTGGCGGCGCCGTCGGTGAACGCCCTTCTGCGCAACCGGCGCGACGCCATCGGCCCGGTCTCCGGCTTGATCGTGGTGGACGAGCAGGGGCGCGTCCTGCACCACTCCGCCGACAGCAGCCCGCCGGCCTTCGACCTGACCAACCGGCCCTATTTCGCGGTCCACCGGGACGAGGGTGCCTCGGACGGCGGGCTTCACGTCGGCGCGCCGATTCCCAGCATGGCCTTCCCCGGGACCTATGTCATTCCGATGAGCCGTCGCTGGTCCCACCCGGACGGGAGTTTCGCCGGGGTGGTCGTCGCCATGATCAACCCGTTGCGGCTCGGGGCCGGCTTCGAAGGACTGCGGCTGGGTCTGGAGGGCACGGTCACCCTGGCGCTTGCCGATGGCACGGTGCTGATCCACCGCCCCTGGGACGAGGGCCGCCGACGCCTCGCCACCCTTGCCGACTGGCCGGAGGTCGACGCCGCGCTGCGCACACGGGACGCGGCGACGCTGGACAGCGTGCTGCCCACCGACGGGCGCCCCAGCATCGCCAGCGTCCGCCGCGTCGCCGATTATCCCTTCACCGTCGCTGCGACGTTGCCGAAGGCCGAGGCGCTGGGCGAATGGAAGCGCGACAGCGCGGTGTGGGTCGCCATGGGCCTTGCCATGTCCATGGTGATCGCCCTGCTGACCTGGTACGTGGAGCGGCAGCAGTCCCGGCGGGAGCAGGACCAGAACCGGCTGGAGCGCGCCTCCCGGCGCATCCGCGGCATCCTGGAATCCATGGTGGACGCGGTGGTCACCATCGACTCCCGCGGCATCATCGAGACCTTCAACCCCGCGGCGGAGCGCATGTTCGGCTATGCCGAGGCGGAAGTGGTGGGGCAGAGCGTCAACATCCTGCTGCCGGAAGGTTTCCGCGCCGGCCACGACCGCTCGATGGCCGAATACCGTCCGAACGCCGGATCGCGCATCATCGGCAACGACCGCGAGGTTCTGGCGCT
It contains:
- the zapE gene encoding cell division protein ZapE; translation: MSDGPLSLYRARRGTGTLRPDPDQELAAEKLQSLHKALKGYSPQPAGKAGGAKAGWLERFGLGRPRSEPAEAPQGLYMYGGVGRGKSMLMDLFFDTAPVEKKRRVHFHEFMLEVHERIHQHRQSGKSKGKDADDALPELARALADEAWLLCFDEFHVTNVVDAMILGRLFTSLFDLGVVVVATSNWPPDMLYKDGLQRELFLPFIALLKEKLDVLALEGPTDYRLDRLQGKPVYFWPLGPESDAKIRQTFATLTDGARGEPTHLSVQGRKVEITCAAKCVALVDFWSLCGKPLGAADYIAIATHFHTVLIHGVPTMKDELRNEAKRFMTLIDALYEHKVNLVVAAEGPPERLYPEGTHAFEFERTVSRLMEMQSEDYLRQQHLT
- a CDS encoding diguanylate cyclase yields the protein MDSQKDRKAAILAATLSSLWTDTEPAVRERVTAIALADADAISDTFYAILLDRPDSNAFLSHTLVQERLRPSLARWIGALFTASSDEAIAAVLEQNYQVGLIHARINIPLTLVNAGVRIIKKELSARLLAADLSRTQTASAILFVGELLDTVLDNMHEAYLGDLLGNVRHQQSLKMFMSGPNLALEGERLKSSLFDWLRNTVVSFYAHEDSNHASPPPIESSDFGLWLNHKAELTFGRVTELDLIRERTNRISAKVTAAVEGGWITPAFVKELNNDVTEIAYVLGTIIEKAMEIESGRDPLTRLLTRRFMPAIFQREVAISLRHGKPFAVLLMDADHFKTINDTLGHQAGDSVLSDMAELLHTHVRAGDFVFRYGGEEFLILLTEMDEAALRVKADQLRRTVEEHRFHGAGNGLRVTASIGAALHEGHPDYEHTVRRADAALYEAKRQGRNRVVIV
- a CDS encoding ATP-binding protein, with amino-acid sequence MASRNPVRDATSPPSGMGPAGLGPSGLAPSGLGERLFEVLGSVRFLMRASGVAFIVVVNAMIAYGVWQRHAEAVQGAERSTRNLARILEEQAVRTVFSVDLLLSDLVTVLDTHPQARTVAAPSVNALLRNRRDAIGPVSGLIVVDEQGRVLHHSADSSPPAFDLTNRPYFAVHRDEGASDGGLHVGAPIPSMAFPGTYVIPMSRRWSHPDGSFAGVVVAMINPLRLGAGFEGLRLGLEGTVTLALADGTVLIHRPWDEGRRRLATLADWPEVDAALRTRDAATLDSVLPTDGRPSIASVRRVADYPFTVAATLPKAEALGEWKRDSAVWVAMGLAMSMVIALLTWYVERQQSRREQDQNRLERASRRIRGILESMVDAVVTIDSRGIIETFNPAAERMFGYAEAEVVGQSVNILLPEGFRAGHDRSMAEYRPNAGSRIIGNDREVLALRRDGSTFPMNLAVSALRLGGPDGEGGPEENGAPRRVFVGVIRDVTKRRQQEAELLASKSQAEMANRAKSDFLANMSHELRTPLNAIIGFSEILDSEFFGKLNERQKSCAKDIHDSGKHLLDIVNAVLDMSKIEAGRYELSEEVIDPCEAVAQCLTMVRDRAADSGVDLRNGLSGGLPTVWVDRRAFKQVLLNLLSNAVKFTPEGGSVTLAARVEEDGALALSVTDTGIGIPKEFMDHLFQPFRQADNSASRQFEGTGLGLSISKNFMELHGGSLTCASTLGAGTTMTLRLPAERVVKPEDTAARIAAVLV